The Oncorhynchus mykiss isolate Arlee chromosome 20, USDA_OmykA_1.1, whole genome shotgun sequence genome includes a region encoding these proteins:
- the LOC110498867 gene encoding zinc finger protein 11 isoform X1 yields the protein MTWPPQSPDLNPIEMVWDWLDRRVTEKQSASAQHMWELLQNSWKSIPVPPLPLPALRLMVPPLRLVSAAIWQTIQQSHVMDYGMLEEFVTMVTDVVPELLNDSQRAQLILGLRARLVLELCRSKPFTDLQTIQPHLDRIKTLTPLWGTQADAEVGLSESSFLGLVQTLLKDPDEREHFFQDVFPVEFGSSYDAAIQKLMWQFLSRLEKLLPVSNFQQAALLLSDSPSLLEECVESVSHPQQLKTLLQYHRDLGQLDNHDTLSSSDGDCILSALCLPPVERVVIATEQTDSETHVSSLNVFIDTFTKELEVDSATLAKYTEMEPGTNMDVIAEDRVECKRKEKASSVINEEDNSEFAETEEVEPVLVLGEDGKMAPLIKTNKLKGLKRDRNDTGGMPDGKKHRTPSPPQMKSIDLSDTIISSMLHKPSVELQRIDTANLTLPLEPVRRNRGRKMKTLLARELKQTKTEFSEQKKRVCKRVKTPQNPNMCTVCGRVLSRFSDMKKHMQTHKNGRTYQCRNCQKTFKHLYTLQTHRKSCLFGTGQQEEIPSVEGSSVPFTMCEAEFAQSSIDRRTCMVCGKIVHRIGYLSTHMKIHSANRHYSLGEAKAVQKASPEGEDTEPSSGVTLEDSDSSSTSTPQDPSYDPELSQIKRPKCSSTAKKSNRKTFQKPKHMCCICGKYVTAGAFEYHMRTHSGERPFSCPHPQCGMKFIHSGGLRVHLRRYCKVRTVDAAELDSFNIRFECDKCEKTFTIQSKLRKHKLIHGPLYCTGCRKVLPDLETLTRHKLWHRPVQCSMCEESFMLTNLRTHYLDVHKFSGPFVCTHCPKSYKKFHSLIKHEMVHTGNLPLQCSQCPKRFIYNYDLVEHEKRHSDDRPCLCWECGKAFCTNIDLKQHMQNSHGEKSTECRFPCRHCGKPFRLSNSRANHEKTKHGGVRYPCTYCGKQFVCANALKRHDLIHTGERPFKCNHKSCDKAFRSRAELRIHTRYHTGERPFKCNVCGKGFVQANYLTTHYRTHTGEKPYSCSVCDKSFNYHDSLKRHMSTHSNEKPYKCLDCGKAFERKTLLNVHKRSCTSLLKC from the exons ttccccctcttcctctccccgcTCTGCGCCTCATGGTCCCACCACTGCGCCTGGTCTCAGCAGCCATCTGGCAAACGATCCAGCAGAGTCACGTGATGGATTATGGGATGCTGGAGGAGTTTGTTACCATGGTCACAGATGTGGTTCCAGAGCTTCTGAATGACAGTCAGAGGGCCCAACTTATTCTGGGTCTTCGAGCACgg CTGGTCCTGGAGTTGTGTCGCTCGAAGCCGTTCACAGACCTCCAGACCATTCAGCCACACCTGGACAGGATAAAGACCCTTACACCTCTCTGGGGGACACAG GCGGATGCAGAGGTGGGATTATCTGAATCCAGCTTCCTGGGGCTGGTTCAAACCCTTCTGAAAGACCCAGATGAGAGGGAACATTTCTTCCAG GATGTTTTTCCTGTAGAATTTGGTTCCAGTTATGATGCAGCCATACAGAAACTCATGTGGCAATTCCTTTCGAGACTGGAGAAGCTACTTCCTGTGTCAAACTTCCAACAG GCTGCCTTGCTGCTCAGcgactccccctctcttcttgaGGAATGTGTTGAGTCAGTGTCTCACCCTCAGCAGCTGAAAACTCTGCTTCAGTACCACAGAGACCTTGGCCAGCTGGACAACCATG ATACTCTGTCTTCTTCCGATGGGGACTGCAttctctcagctctctgtctccctccagtaGAAAGGGTGGTGATTGCAACTGAACAGACAGATTCAGAAACACACGTATCATCCTTGAATGTCTTTATAGATACATTCACCAAAGAGTTGGAGGTGGACTCTGCAACACTGGCAAAGTACACAGAGATGGAACCCGGGACAAATATGGACGTAATAGCAGAGGATAGGGTGGAATGTAAGAGAAAGGAAAAAGCATCCTCAGTTATTAATGAAGAGGATAATTCAGAGTTTGCTGAGACTGAAGAGGTGGAACCAGTCTTGGTTTTAGGGGAAGATGGGAAGATGGCACCTTTAATCAAAACCAATAAACTCAAAGGGCTCAAAAGAGACAGAAATGACACCGGTGGCATGCCTGATGGAAAAAAACACCGAACACCTAGCCCTCCACAAATGAAAAGCATAGACCTGTCTGATACGATCATATCGTCCATGCTTCACAAGCCCTCAGTGGAGCTACAAAGGATTGACACCGCTAACCTGACGTTGCCCTTAGAACCAGTGAGAAGAAACAGGGGTCGTAAGATGAAGACATTGCTAGCACGAGAATTGAAGCAAACCAAAACTGAATTTTCAGAACAGAAAAAACGTGTCTGCAAGAGGGTTAAAACACCCCAAAACCCCAATATGTGCACAGTGTGTGGACGTGTCTTATCCCGCTTTTCAGACATGAAAAAGCACATGCAAACCCATAAGAACGGTCGCACCTATCAGTGTCGCAATTGTCAGAAGACTTTCAAGCACTTGTACACTTTGCAAACTCACAGAAAGTCATGTCTATTTGGAACTGGGCAACAAGAGGAGATTCCCTCTGTAGAGGGCAGTAGTGTTCCGTTTACTATGTGTGAGGCAGAATTCGCACAATCCTCAATAGACCGTAGAACATGCATGGTGTGCGGCAAGATTGTGCATCGCATTGGATACTTGAGTACCCACATGAAGATTCACTCTGCGAATCGTCACTATTCACTCGGAGAAGCGAAAGCAGTCCAGAAAGCATCACCTGAGGGAGAAGACACCGAGCCGTCCAGTGGTGTTACTCTTGAGGACAGTGACTCATCCTCCACCAGTACTCCCCAGGACCCATCTTACGACCCAGAACTCAGCCAGATCAAAAGACCAAAGTGCTCCAGCACAGCAAAGAAGTCAAACCGAAAAACCTTCCAAAAACCAAAACATATGTGCTGTATTTGTGGTAAATACGTGACTGCTGGAGCCTTTGAGTATCACATGAGAACTCACTCAGGCGAGCGCCCTTTCTCCTGCCCTCATCCTCAGTGTGGGATGAAGTTCATACACAGCGGAGGTTTGCGGGTCCATCTCAGACGCTATTGCAAGGTTCGGACAGTTGACGCTGCTGAGCTCGACAGCTTCAACATACGTTTTGAGTGTGACAAATGTGAGAAGACATTCACGATCCAATCAAAACTGAGGAAACACAAACTTATCCACGGCCCGCTCTACTGCACAGGGTGCAGGAAGGTATTGCCTGACTTAGAAACTTTAACCAGACACAAGCTTTGGCACAGGCCCGTTCAGTGCAGCATGTGTGAGGAGAGCTTCATGCTCACAAACCTCAGAACACACTATCTGGATGTCCATAAGTTCAGCGGACCGTTCGTCTGCACCCACTGTCCAAAAAGCTACAAGAAGTTCCATTCCCTCATCAAACACGAGATGGTTCACACCGGGAACCTCCCCTTACAGTGCTCCCAGTGTCCAAAGAGATTCATCTACAATTACGACCTAGTTGAACACGAGAAAAGGCACTCTGACGACAGGCCTTGTCTCTGCTGGGAGTGTGGCAAGGCCTTCTGTACCAACATTGACCTGAAACAACACATGCAGAATAGCCACGGTGAAAAATCCACAGAGTGTCGTTTCCCGTGTCGCCATTGTGGGAAACCCTTCAGGCTTAGTAATTCCCGTGCGAACCATGAGAAGACTAAGCATGGTGGGGTGCGCTACCCGTGTACGTACTGTGGCAAGCAGTTTGTTTGTGCAAATGCATTGAAAAGGCATGATCTGATTCACACGGGGGAGAGACCTTTTAAATGCAACCATAAGAGTTGTGATAAGGCTTTCAGGTCGAGAGCTGAACTGAGGATACACACGAGATACCATACTGGAGAACGGCCGTTCAAGTGCAACGTCTGTGGAAAGGGCTTTGTTCAAGCCAATTATCTCACTACGCACTACCGGACTCATACAGGAGAAAAGCCGTATTCATGTTCCGTCTGTGACAAAAGCTTTAACTACCATGACTCCTTGAAGAGACACATGTCTACACACTCAAACGAGAAGCCTTATAAATGCTTGGACTGTGGAAAAGCTTTCGAACGTAAAACTCTGCTGAATGTACATAAACGATCATGTACATCATTATTGAAATGTTAA